From a single Mangifera indica cultivar Alphonso chromosome 19, CATAS_Mindica_2.1, whole genome shotgun sequence genomic region:
- the LOC123203350 gene encoding phosphoglycerate mutase-like protein 1 — translation MNVLPALLRVTISPLSDMDAATAHGRKILHLVRHAQGVHNTDVGKGPEALLSQELFDAQLSDLGLQQVEKVRKYVQEKGLSKIIDLVITSPMLRTLQTAIGVFGGESQANGFDGHTTAAENGGKCAKLDGPPIIVVEHCRERWGLEPCNRRRSISEYQTLFPTIDFQLIESEDDILWKSDIRESNEEVAARGMKFLQWLWTRQEKEIAIVSHGIFLQQTLKNLVNEKNPSMENLCSRFDNCEIRTVAIDIADGSMVYPPDDVTKDNTQRKEASK, via the exons ATGAATGTCTTACCTGCTTTGCTTCGGGTTACCATTTCTCCTCTCTCTG ATATGGATGCCGCAACAGCCCACGGGCGTAAAATTCTTCATCTG GTTAGACATGCACAAGGCGTCCACAACACAGACGTAGGGAAGGGCCCTGAAGCATTGTTATCTCAAGAACTTTTTGATGCACAACTCTCTGATCTTGGATTGCAGCAG GTGGAAAAAGTGCGCAAATATGTTCAAGAGAAAGGATTAAGTAAGATAATAGATTTAGTAATCACTTCTCCGATGTTAAG AACTTTGCAGACAGCTATTGGAGTTTTTGGTGGTGAAAGCCAAGCAAATGGATTTGATGGGCATACCACAGCAGCAGAGAATGGTGGCAAGTGTGCCAAGTTGGATGGTCCTCCAATTATAGTGGTTGAACATTGTCGAGAACGTTGG GGGCTTGAACCATGTAATAGGAGAAGAAGCATCAGCGAGTATCAGACTCTTTTCCCGACAATTGATTTTCAATTG ATAGAAAGTGAAGATGACATTTTGTGGAAATCTGACATTAGAGAGTCCAATGAAGAAGTTGCAGCAAGGGGAATGAAGTTTTTGCAATG GTTATGGACTAGGCAGGAGAAGGAAATTGCTATAGTTAGCCATGGTATATTCTTGCAGCAAACTCTAAAAAACCTTGTAAACGAAAAGAATCCATCAATGGAAAATCTATGTTCACG GTTTGACAATTGTGAAATTCGGACGGTGGCCATCGACATTGCCGATGGAAGCATGGTTTATCCTCCCGACGACGTTACAAAAGATAACACCCAAAGGAAGGAAGCGTCCAAGTAA
- the LOC123202912 gene encoding phosphoglycerate mutase-like protein 1, producing the protein MVTATAQFLFSQHYCKILHLVRHGQAMHNVEAEKSLEALLSPKLFDAELSDLGREQVAKLRKRVLTSGLLKKIDLVVISPQLRAMQTAVGVFGCEDHMNVYGLDKCKPPVTVANDLNAKPALNCCSCPALLAFEKCRDRMGLRPSDKRRSVSEYQSIFPSMDFSLMESDEDELWNPDIRESYKEIFYRMVEFVEWLWTRPEKEIVIVSHGVILQFLLYALENDAPPQSNETLLSTKRMMDSETDSSAPPTLCG; encoded by the exons ATGGTTACAGCTACAGCTCAGTTTCTGTTCTCCCAGCACTACTGCAAAATTCTTCACCTG GTGAGGCATGGACAAGCGATGCACAATGTAGAAGCAGAGAAGAGTCTTGAGGCATTATTGTCTCCTAAACTATTTGATGCTGAGCTCTCTGATCTGGGTAGGGAGCAG GTGGCTAAACTACGTAAGCGTGTTCTAACAAGCGGACTATTAAAAAAGATCGATTTGGTTGTCATTTCTCCTCAGTTAAG GGCAATGCAAACAGCAGTTGGagtttttggttgtgaagaCCACATGAATGTATATGGGTTAGATAAATGTAAACCTCCAGTTACGGTGGCAAACGATCTCAATGCAAAGCCAGCTCTCAATTGCTGCAGTTGCCCTGCACTCTTAGCATTTGAGAAGTGTCGAGACCGTATG GGCCTTCGTCCATCTGATAAGAGGAGAAGCGTTAGCGAATATCAATCTATTTTTCCCTCGATGGACTTTTCATTG ATGGAAAGTGACGAGGATGAATTGTGGAACCCTGATATCAGAGAGTCTTATAAGGAGATTTTTTACAGGATGGTGGAATTTGTGGAATG GCTGTGGACGCGACCAGAAAAAGAGATTGTAATTGTGAGCCATGGTGTAATCTTGCAGTTCTTACTTTATGCTTTGGAAAACGACGCTCCTCCTCAATCAAACGAAACTTTGTTATCGACCAAACG CATGATGGACTCAGAGACAGATTCCTCTGCGCCGCCTACCCTCTGCGGATAA
- the LOC123203541 gene encoding phosphoglycerate mutase-like protein 1: MTMLLYSFPNYFSCSFIPASTFSALQVFTPSPSSLHQKHSFSCFKIAPSSLVRNRVPVVCFSSLQDDMGSTTGTSLYPSHRCKTIHLVRHAQGVHNVAGEKDPHAYLSYDYFDAHLTPLGWQQVEKLHKHVHETGLSKRIELVITSPLLRTMQTAVGVFGGEGYVDGIDAPPLMVEKAGNSNRSAISSLNCRSFIAVELCREHLGVHPCDKRRSISEYRPLFPTFDFSLIENDEDILWTADTRETNEHVAKRGMEFINWLWTRKEKEIAVVSHSGFLYHTLSAFGNDCHPSIKNEICKHFANCELRSMVIVDRSMLGSDSATTNFPGKIPSSLDLPSDVANEKHPDKVTPN, translated from the exons ATGACGATGTTACTATATTCTTTCCCTAATTATTTTAGTTGCTCTTTTATCCCTGCTTCTACTTTTTCAGCCCTTCAAGTTTTCACCCCTTCTCCCTCTTCACTGCATCAAAAACACAGCTTctcttgttttaaaattgcccCTTCCTCTCTTGTTCGTAACAGGGTTCCTGTTGTTTGTTTCTCATCTCTTCAAG ACGATATGGGTTCCACCACTGGCACGAGTCTGTACCCATCTCACCGATGTAAAACTATTCACCTG GTGAGGCATGCTCAGGGTGTTCACAATGTGGCAGGGGAAAAGGACCCTCATGCTTACCTGTCTTATGATTATTTTGATGCACACCTTACCCCACTCGGCTGGCAGCAG GTGGAAAAGTTGCACAAGCATGTTCATGAAACTGGACTTTCTAAAAGAATCGAGTTGGTCATCACTTCCCCTCTATTAAG GACTATGCAAACAGCAGTAGGAGTCTTTGGTGGTGAAGGGTATGTAGATGGGATAGATGCACCTCCATTGATGGTGGAAAAAGCAGGGAACAGTAACCGTTCTGCAATCTCAAGTCTAAATTGCCGATCATTTATTGCAGTTGAGCTTTGTCGGGAACATTTG GGAGTTCATCCATGTGATAAGCGAAGAAGCATCAGCGAGTATCGACCTCTTTTTCCTACTTTTGATTTTTCACTG ATAGAAAATGATGAAGACATTTTGTGGACGGCTGACACTAGAGAGACAAATGAACATGTTGCAAAGAGGGGAATGGAGTTTATAAACTG GCTGTGGACACGAAAAGAGAAGGAGATCGCAGTTGTTTCTCACAGTGGATTTTTGTATCATACCCTTAGTGCATTTGGAAATGATTGTCATCCATCTATAAAGAATGAAATTTGTAAACA CTTTGCTAATTGTGAGCTTCGCTCAATGGTTATTGTTGATAGAAG TATGTTGGGCTCAGACTCCGCAACAACAAACTTCCCCGGAAAGATTCCCAGCAGTCTCGATCTTCCTAGTGATGTTGCCAATGAGAAGCATCCggataaagtaacacctaaCTAA
- the LOC123202913 gene encoding phosphoglycerate mutase-like protein: MVTATTQFLFSQHSCKILHLVRHGQAMHNVEAEKSLEALLSPKLFDAELSDLGREQVAKLRKRVLANELLKKIDLIVVSPQLRAMQTAVGVFGCEDHMNVYGLDKCKPPVTVANDLNAKPGLNCCSCPAFLAFEKCRDRMMESDEDELWNPDIRESYKEIFYRMVEFVEWLWTRPEKEIVIVSHGVILQFLLYALENEAPPQSNETLLSTKRMMDSETDSSAPPTLCG; this comes from the exons ATGGTTACAGCTACCACTCAGTTTCTGTTCTCCCAGCACTCCTGCAAAATTCTTCACCTG GTGAGGCATGGACAAGCGATGCACAACGTAGAAGCAGAGAAGAGTCTTGAGGCATTATTGTCTCCTAAACTATTTGATGCTGAGCTCTCTGATCTGGGTAGGGAGCAG GTGGCTAAATTACGTAAGCGTGTTCTAGCAAACGAACTACTAAAAAAGATCGATTTAATTGTCGTTTCTCCTCAGTTAAG GGCAATGCAAACAGCAGTTGGAGTTTTTGGCTGTGAAGACCACATGAATGTATATGGGTTAGATAAATGTAAACCTCCAGTTACGGTGGCAAACGATCTCAATGCAAAGCCAGGTCTCAATTGCTGCAGTTGCCCTGCATTCTTAGCTTTTGAGAAGTGTCGAGACCGTATG ATGGAAAGTGACGAAGATGAATTGTGGAACCCTGATATCAGAGAGTCTTATAAAGAGATTTTTTATAGAATGGTGGAATTCGTGGAATG GCTGTGGACGCGACCAGAAAAAGAGATTGTAATAGTGAGCCATGGTGTAATCTTGCAGTTCTTACTTTATGCTTTGGAAAACGAAGCTCCTCCTCAATCAAACGAAACTCTATTATCGACCAAACG CATGATGGACTCAGAGACAGATTCCTCTGCACCGCCTACCCTTTGCGGATAA